A genomic segment from Candidatus Atribacteria bacterium ADurb.Bin276 encodes:
- the rplJ gene encoding 50S ribosomal protein L10 produces MDKIKKNQIIEDILQKLQKSQAVYAFNYRGINVMNVEAIRKALRDSQGEMKVVKNTLAHIAFQKADIPFDESILTDQNALAFSYQDIVLTAKTLTDFAKKVPQLEIKGVWLNQQQYGPEQVKNLASLPTREVLVAQVVGGIAAPLSGLVGALSGVLRNMVWVLKSIEEKKVSNQ; encoded by the coding sequence TTGGATAAGATAAAAAAGAACCAGATAATTGAAGACATTTTACAAAAACTCCAAAAAAGTCAAGCAGTTTATGCTTTTAATTATCGTGGGATTAATGTTATGAATGTTGAAGCCATCCGAAAAGCTTTACGAGATAGTCAAGGAGAGATGAAAGTTGTTAAAAATACCCTTGCTCATATTGCTTTTCAAAAGGCCGACATTCCCTTTGATGAAAGTATTTTGACTGACCAAAATGCGCTGGCTTTTTCTTATCAGGATATAGTTTTAACGGCCAAGACACTAACGGATTTTGCCAAAAAAGTGCCTCAGCTTGAAATTAAAGGGGTATGGCTCAACCAACAACAATATGGACCGGAACAAGTGAAAAACCTGGCAAGTTTACCAACCCGAGAGGTTTTGGTCGCTCAGGTAGTAGGTGGAATCGCTGCACCGCTTAGCGGGTTAGTTGGTGCTCTAAGCGGAGTTTTGCGAAATATGGTATGGGTTCTTAAATCAATAGAAGAAAAAAAGGTAAGCAATCAATAA